Proteins co-encoded in one Gossypium arboreum isolate Shixiya-1 chromosome 11, ASM2569848v2, whole genome shotgun sequence genomic window:
- the LOC108473132 gene encoding putative disease resistance protein At3g14460, with translation MLSLELHNCKNCKSLPSIGRLLLLKDLSISGLDQVHKIGAELFGENQSNAFASLETLCFDKMLNWEEWDLCEDDEQVSKFPSLCKLSIKRCRVLLGRLPTILQSLQKLEIYECKRLVVSISSFPLLCELSIEGCEELVDEGSLSVQKVSSLKYVSLSNISKFNISAGRIMLRFANSETFEICSLKELGSLSQIGLSIVGHRFIRIRNCPQLVSLETEEEILQLDKIPGVESLEIGNYERLNRLPKVLHAFPFITRIALEECPGLVCFAERNFPPALKELGIGNCVNLQYLADEKENNNKSLSSNTCLLEHLEIILCPSLIWLSSRGDIWNQVQHLKIRGCSKLSSLFLNATLPVMLKQLFVWYCPVLECIAQDFLETTDLESILIRGAHKIKSLPRGLDKLSHPQEIQLFECPNLVPFEESGLPTTNLRVFVIENCENFRALPKCINNFTSLRELKVWECSADISFPEEGFPTNLTSLEISNAPKIYTSLVEWGFNRLTSLQKLRISGEGCSSVMSFPEERIGMTLPPSLRAISIENFENLEFMCSKGFQHSTCL, from the coding sequence ATGTTGTCATTGGAGCTTCACAACTGTAAAAATTGCAAATCTCTACCATCGATTGGAAGGCTGTTGTTGTTAAAAGATCTTTCAATTAGTGGTTTGGATCAAGTACACAAGATTGGTGCTGAGTTGTTTGGAGAAAATCAATCaaatgcttttgcatcactagaGACTCTGTGTTTTGACAAAATGCTGAATTGGGAGGAGTGGGACCTATGTGAAGATGATGAGCAAGTATCGAAATTTCCCAGCCTTTGTAAGCTTTCAATTAAAAGATGTCGTGTATTGTTGGGAAGGTTGCCAACCATCCTTCAATCCTTGCAGAAACTTGAAATCTACGAGTGTAAGAGACTGGTAGTTTCAATTTCAAGTTTTCCCTTGCTGTGTGAATTAAGCATTGAAGGGTGTGAAGAATTGGTGGATGAAGGTTCTTTGTCTGTACAGAAGGTTTCCTCTTTGAAATATGTGTCCCTTTCAAATATTTCAAAGTTTAATATTTCAGCAGGGAGGATAATGTTGAGATTTGCAAACTCTGAAACATTCGAGATCTGTAGTTTGAAGGAGCTGGGATCTTTATCACAAATTGGGTTAAGCATAGTTGGGCATCGTTTCATCAGGATTAGGAATTGTCCGCAATTGGTCTCTTTGGAAACAGAGGAGGAGATATTGCAACTTGACAAGATTCCAGGTGTTGAATCTCTGGAAATAGGTAATTATGAAAGGCTCAATAGACTGCCAAAAGTCTTACATGCTTTCCCATTCATTACGAGAATTGCACTTGAAGAGTGTCCAGGCTTGGTTTGTTTTGCAGAGAGAAACTTTCCTCCTGCTTTAAAAGAGCTGGGGATTGGGAATTGCGTGAATTTGCAATATTTGGctgatgaaaaagaaaataataataagagtcTGAGTAGCAACACTTGTCTTCTTGAGCACTTAGAAATAATCCTCTGTCCATCTCTAATATGGTTATCATCAAGGGGCGATATATGGAATCAAGTTCAACATCTCAAGATTAGAGGTTGCTCAAAGCTAAGTAGCTTATTTTTAAATGCCACGTTACCCGTAATGCTTAAACAGCTTTTTGTTTGGTATTGTCCGGTGTTGGAATGCATAGCCCAAGACTTCCTTGAAACCACTGATCTCGAAAGCATTCTAATTAGGGGTGCtcacaaaattaaatcattaccGCGGGGATTAGACAAGCTCAGCCATCCTCAGGAGATTCAATTATTTGAGTGTCCAAATCTGGTTCCATTTGAAGAAAGTGGGTTGCCAACCACAAATCTCAGAGTTTTCGTAATTGAGAATTGTGAAAATTTTAGAGCCCTTCCCAAGTGCATCAACAATTTCACCTCCCTTCGAGAATTAAAGGTGTGGGAGTGTTCGGCTGACATATCCTTTCCAGAAGAGGGTTTCCCTACCAACCTCACATCACTTGAAATCTCAAACGCACCCAAAATTTATACATCACTTGTTGAATGGGGATTTAACAGGCTCACCTCTCTTCAAAAACTCCGAATCAGTGGTGAAGGATGCTCAAGTGTCATGTCGTTTCCAGAAGAAAGGATAGGAATGACGCTGCCTCCTTCTCTCAGAGCTATCTCCAttgaaaattttgagaatttGGAATTCATGTGCTCCAAGGGCTTTCAACACTCCACCTGTCTTTAA
- the LOC108471905 gene encoding LOW QUALITY PROTEIN: putative disease resistance RPP13-like protein 1 (The sequence of the model RefSeq protein was modified relative to this genomic sequence to represent the inferred CDS: inserted 1 base in 1 codon; substituted 1 base at 1 genomic stop codon), translating into MCSYFLIPKRYLQLESSEAIAMELNVDLLGNGQKQEKRRASKFINNMEPQPVFFRLLYSFHCPTTTWALFYLSDFHDFQLTVSYSELFNFTDYTQSPSPFLSFFPEFPFLASSILSSASLSLFHHVCHWRGCSFCVFGAVGGQVAQLCAQILLTHAEEKQIKNEGVKKWLDDFQDLAYDVDDILNEFAYEELRLKLQKTQSQASTSKIRSLIPTCCTSSNFSPTSFQFKKSTIPKVKEITDRLNSLTTRRRSLGLSDILSQAPTSKGKQPRLQPTSVLDGVVEYVGRQKEKTEMIELLKGNNSNGVSLVYNDATINESFDLKAWVCVSDNFDAIAITKTILQSITSESCDYSNLDLLQVKLKEKLSRKRFLLVLYNIWNENYNDWTILRSPFGAGTTIIVTTRLQIVSSIVDPLKAFHLDKLSDDDCLSIFTQHALKARNFGGHPQFKEIGEKIIRKCNGLPLAAKDIGSLLRKIKYHGEWERIYESEIWNLPEEQCGIILALRLSYHHLPSYLKRCFAYCSILPKDYEFEEEEIILLWKAEGLLQQKAMPQVKDIGNQYFQDLVSRSFFQISSKDESRFAMHDLINDLAQVVAGDICSKLEGDMQQKFSNRTRHSSYIARTFDTVKKFGAFNQVKSLRTFLPLRLSRYRRSFLTNVVLVNLLPKLGYLRVLSLSGYIITELPDVFENLKHLRYLKFSYTDIKCLPDSLCTLYHLETLLLNHYSKLQKLPSKMENLVNLHYLDIRSAHSIERMPCGIDKLTNLQRLSDFIIGVDDGPHIRELKYLSNLEGDFRLSGLENVNGQDVEEAKLNEKQGIDRLVLHWSKKFEKDSRNKEDEXWVLDSLCPPKKIKQLVIENYSGAKFSTWFADSSFKNMLSLKLHNCKNCKSLPSIARLSFLKHLSIGGLDEILKIGAELFGAYQSNAFTSLETLCFKSMPNWEEWDPCEGDEQASKFPSLHELSIRECSQLXGRLPTVLQSLQKLVIYECRRLVVSISSFSSLCELSIERCEELVDEGSSSAEEVTSLKSVSLKSISKFDISAEKTMWRFANSEDFNISDCKELENLSETGLRLGRHRFVRIMYCPQLVSLETEEERLQLDKIPGVESLLIVDCERLNRLPEILHAFTFFTRMGLKGCPSLVCLSDSNFLPALKELEIRNCENLQYLVDEKENNNKRSSNTCLLEHLIIRECHSLIWLSSRGDICNRLQYLEIENCSKLSNLFLNAKLPVMLKHLDIWNCPVLECIAQDFHETVDLKSIRISDAENIKSLLRGLDKLSYLQDIELYGCPSLISFEESGLPTTNLKVFSITNCENFGALPSCVNNFTSLQELKVWNCSADISFPEEGFPTNLTSLEISNAPKISTSLVEWGLNRLTSLQELKINGEGCSNVVSFPKEGIGRMLPPLTSICIENFGNLEFMCSNGFQHLTSLQILQIYRCPKLTSLPEKDTLLSLEQLHISNCPLLEEGCSRGKGREWSKIAHIPCAFGRNIGDKIPMEYLFQKTPGTL; encoded by the exons ATGTGTTCTTACTTTTTGATTCCGAAGAGATATCTTCAGCTAGAATCATCGGAAGCCATTGCCATGGAGCTCAACGTTGATTTACTTGGAAATGGACAAAAGCAAGAGAAGAGAAGAGCATCAAAATTCATAAACAATATGGAGCCTCAGCCTGTCTTTTTCCGCCTTCTTTATTCGTTTCACTGCCCAACAACCACTTGGGCTCTATTTTATTTATCAGACTTCCATGACTTCCAGCTCACTGTCTCGTACTCTGAATTATTCAATTTCACTGATTATACACAATCTCcatctccttttctttctttcttcccagAATTTCCATTTTTGGCTTCTTCAATCCTCTCTTCAGCTTCTTTATCATTATTTCATCATGTCTGTCATTGGAGAGGCTGTTCTTTCTGTGTTTTTGGAGCTGTTGGGGGGCAAGTTGCTCAACTCTGCGCTCAAATTT TGTTAACCCATGCCGAGGAGAAGCAGATCAAGAACGAGGGTGTGAAGAAATGGTTGGACGACTTCCAAGACTTGGCTTACGATGTGGATGACATCTTAAACGAGTTTGCTTATGAAGAGTTACGTCTCAAGCTCCAAAAAACTCAATCTCAAGCCAGCACTAGCAAGATACGGAGTCTCATTCCTACCTGCTGTACCAGTAGTAATTTCAGTCCCACTTCTTTTCAGTTTAAGAAATCTACGATTCCAAAGGTGAAAGAGATCACTGATAGATTGAATAGTTTGACTACTCGAAGACGTAGTCTGGGGTTGAGTGACATCTTGTCTCAAGCTCCAACCTCTAAGGGAAAGCAACCCAGGCTGCAACCAACTTCCGTACTGGATGGAGTTGTGGAGTATGTTGGTAGACAGAAGGAGAAGACAGAAATGATAGAGTTGCTCAAAGGTAATAACTCCAATGGAGTTTCA CTTGTTTACAATGATGCCACCATCAACGAGTCTTTTGATCTCAAGGCCTGGGTATGCGTTTCTGATAATTTTGATGCAATTGCTATAACAAAGACAATTTTGCAGTCCATCACTTCTGAGTCATGTGATTACAGTAACTTGGATTTACTTCAAGTTAAGTTGAAGGAGAAGTTGTCTAGGAAAAGATTCTTGCTTGTTTTATATAACATTTGGAACGAGAATTATAATGATTGGACCATCTTACGGTCTCCGTTTGGAGCAGGGACCACTATCATTGTAACCACTCGTCTTCAAATTGTTTCATCTATTGTGGATCCGCTCAAAGCTTTTCATTTGGATAAGCTATCAGATGATGATTGTTTATCCATATTTACACAGCATGCATTAAAAGCAAGAAATTTCGGTGGACATCCCCAGTTCAAAGAAATTGGAGAGAAAATTATTAGAAAGTGCAATGGCTTGCCTTTGGCTGCAAAAGATATTGGAAGCTTGCTACGCAAAATTAAATATCATGGAGAATGGGAAAGAATATATGAGAGTGAGATATGGAACTTACCAGAAGAACAGTGTGGCATAATTCTAGCTTTGCGATTAAGCTACCATCATCTTCCTTCTTACTTGAAACGATGTTTTGCATATTGCTCCATACTTCCTAAAGATTATGAATTCGAAGAAGAAGAAATTATCTTGTTATGGAAAGCAGAAGGTCTCTTGCAACAAAAAGCTATGCCTCAAGTTAAAGATATTGGAAATCAATATTTTCAAGATCTAGTGTCAAGGTCATTTTTTCAGATATCCAGTAAAGATGAGTCCCGATTTGCAATGCATGACCTTATCAATGATTTAGCTCAAGTAGTTGCAGGAGACATATGCTCCAAACTGGAGGGTGATATGCAACAAAAGTTTTCAAATCGCACTCGACATTCTTCTTATATTGCCAGAACATTTGACACCGTGAAGAAGTTTGGAGCATTTAATCAAGTGAAATCATTACGTACTTTTCTACCTTTACGGTTGTCACGCTATCGGAGGTCTTTTTTAACTAATGTTGTTTTGGTTAATTTGTTGCCAAAACTTGGCTACTTAAGGGTGCTTTCTTTGAGTGGGTATATCATCACTGAGTTGCCTgatgtttttgaaaatttaaaacatcTTCGCTACTTGAAATTTTCTTACACTGATATCAAATGCTTACCTGATTCTTTGTGTACTCTCTACCATTTGGAAACTTTATTATTAAATCACTATTCCAAGCTTCAAAAGCTACCCTCAAAGATGGAAAATCTTGTTAACTTGCATTATCTTGATATCAGAAGTGCACACTCAATAGAAAGGATGCCTTGTGGAATTGATAAGCTAACCAATCTTCAAAGGTTATCTGATTTTATCATAGGGGTAGATGATGGACCTCATATCAGAGAATTGAAATATTTGTCAAACCTTGAAGGTGATTTCCGTCTTTCTGGGTTGGAGAATGTTAATGGCCAAGATGTAGAGGAAGCCAAATTAAATGAGAAGCAGGGGATTGATCGATTGGTATTGCATTGGAGTAAAAAGTTTGAGAAGGATTCAAGGAATAAAGAAGATGAATAATGGGTGTTGGACTCTCTTTGTCCTCCAAAAAAGATTAAGCAACTCGTCATTGAGAATTATAGTGGTGCAAAATTCTCTACTTGGTTTGCCGATTCTTCCTTCAAGAATATGTTGTCATTGAAGCTTCACAATTGTAAAAATTGCAAATCCCTACCATCAATTGCGAGGTTGTCATTTTTAAAACACCTTTCAATTGGTGGTTTGGATGAGATACTTAAGATTGGTGCTGAGTTGTTTGGAGCATATCAATCGAATGCATTTACATCATTAGAGACTCTATGTTTCAAGAGTATGCCAAACTGGGAGGAGTGGGACCCATGTGAAGGTGATGAGCAAGCTTCGAAATTCCCCAGCCTTCATGAGCTTTCAATTAGAGAATGTTCTCAAT AAGGAAGGTTGCCAACCGTTCTTCAATCCTTGCAGAAACTTGTTATCTATGAGTGTAGAAGGTTGGTAGTTTCAATTTCAAGTTTTTCGTCTCTATGTGAATTAAGCATTGAAAGGTGTGAAGAATTGGTGGATGAAGGCTCTTCTTCTGCAGAGGAGGTTACCTCTTTGAAAAGTGTGTCTCTTAAAAGCATTTCAAAGTTTGACATTTCAGCAGAGAAGACAATGTGGAGATTTGCAAATTCAGAAGATTTTAACATCTCTGATTGCAAAGAGTTAGAAAATTTATCAGAAACTGGGTTAAGATTAGGCAGGCATCGTTTCGTCAGGATTATGTATTGTCCCCAATTGGTCTCTTTGGAAACAGAGGAGGAGAGATTGCAACTTGACAAGATTCCGGGTGTTGAATCTCTGTTAATAGTGGATTGTGAACGGCTCAATAGACTACCAGAAATCTTACATGCTTTCACATTCTTTACAAGAATGGGACTTAAAGGGTGCCCAAGCTTGGTTTGTTTGTCAGACAGTAACTTTCTCCCTGCTTTAAAAGAGTTGGAGATTCGAAATTGCGAGAATTTGCAATATTTGgttgatgaaaaagaaaataataataaaaggagtAGCAATACTTGTCTGCTTGAGCATTTGATTATAAGAGAATGTCATTCTCTAATATGGTTATCATCAAGAGGCGATATATGCAATCGGCTTCAATATCTCGAAATTGAAAATTGTTCCAAGCTAAGTAACTTATTTTTAAATGCCAAGTTACCAGTAATGCTTAAACATCTAGATATTTGGAATTGTCCGGTGTTGGAATGCATAGCCCAAGATTTCCATGAAACTGTTGATCTCAAAAGTATTAGAATTTCTGATGCTGAAAATATTAAATCTTTACTGAGAGGATTAGACAAGCTCAGCTATCTTCAAGACATTGAACTTTATGGATGTCCAAGTCTGATTTCATTTGAAGAAAGTGGGTTACCCACCACAAATCTCAAAGTTTTCTCAATTACcaattgtgaaaattttggagCCCTTCCCAGCTGCGTCAACAATTTCACCTCCCTTCAAGAATTAAAGGTGTGGAACTGTTCGGCTGACATATCCTTTCCAGAAGAGGGTTTCCCTACCAACCTCACATCACTTGAAATCTCAAACGCACCCAAAATTTCTACATCACTTGTTGAATGGGGACTTAACAGACTCACCTCTCTTCAAGAACTCAAAATCAACGGAGAGGGATGCTCAAATGTGGTGTCATTTCCTAAAGAAGGGATAGGAAGAATGCTGCCTCCTCTCACATCTATCTGCATTGAAAATTTTGGGAATTTGGAATTCATGTGCTCTAATGGCTTTCAACATCTCACCTCTCTTCAAATATTGCAAATCTATCGTTGTCCTAAGCTCACATCTCTTCCTGAAAAAGATACGCTTCTCTCGCTTGAGCAGCTACATATTTCCAATTGTCCGTTGCTAGAAGAAGGGTGCAGTAGGGGTAAAGGACGAGAGTGGTCCAAGATTGCTCACATACCTTGT GCATTTGGAAGAAATATTGGTGACAAAATTCCCATGGAGTATCTCTTTCAAAAGACTCCTGGTACTCTTTAA